One Rhodoluna sp. KAS3 DNA window includes the following coding sequences:
- the xseA gene encoding exodeoxyribonuclease VII large subunit — MSEDDVAAASKVSSESSPWPVSRLSATLKDWIERLGMLWIEGELASIKIGPSNMFGELRDLQLENSVSIHSWNTAKIPKDLKQGDRVLALIKPAFWPKGGKLTMQVFEMRKVGLGELLERIERLRTQLTAEGLTSPERKKPLPFLPNKIGLITGKDSDAEKDVLQNARLRWPDVDFRVIHTLVQGDKAAPEVIAAIKELDSDPEIDVIIIARGGGSFLDLIVFSDEGLVRAAAAAQTPIVSAIGHENDRPVLDDVADLRASTPTDAAKRVVPDVADELHKVSQYRQRNYLRIDSIITGQEAFLEQIRSRPIMANPHLLIDDKSLEIERWVSQIWNQVDQYLVRESMHISHLSQQVRSLSPQSTLDRGYSVIRDANGHVISDSSSITSGQKLQVRLAKGQIGVTAD; from the coding sequence ATGAGCGAAGACGACGTCGCCGCAGCCTCCAAAGTCAGTTCAGAATCCTCTCCGTGGCCGGTGTCGCGGCTTTCTGCCACGCTCAAAGACTGGATTGAGCGCCTAGGAATGCTCTGGATTGAGGGCGAGCTCGCCTCGATCAAAATCGGTCCCAGCAATATGTTCGGCGAACTGCGTGACCTTCAACTAGAGAACAGTGTGTCAATCCACTCTTGGAACACCGCCAAGATTCCCAAGGACCTAAAACAGGGCGACCGCGTATTGGCGCTGATCAAACCTGCCTTTTGGCCAAAGGGCGGCAAGCTCACCATGCAGGTTTTCGAAATGCGCAAGGTTGGCCTGGGTGAACTTCTCGAGCGGATCGAGAGGCTACGAACTCAACTGACTGCTGAGGGCCTGACCTCTCCGGAGCGCAAAAAGCCACTGCCGTTTCTTCCAAACAAAATTGGCCTGATTACTGGCAAAGATTCAGATGCCGAAAAAGACGTCCTGCAGAATGCTCGATTGCGCTGGCCTGATGTCGACTTTCGAGTGATTCACACCTTGGTTCAAGGAGATAAAGCGGCGCCAGAGGTCATCGCAGCTATCAAAGAACTGGATTCAGACCCCGAGATTGATGTGATCATCATCGCTCGCGGCGGCGGGTCTTTTCTGGATCTCATTGTGTTTAGCGATGAAGGCTTGGTTCGCGCTGCAGCCGCTGCACAGACCCCGATAGTCTCGGCCATCGGCCACGAGAATGACCGACCAGTACTCGACGACGTTGCCGATTTACGAGCATCTACCCCGACCGACGCTGCTAAACGAGTGGTCCCCGATGTCGCTGATGAACTTCACAAGGTGAGCCAATACCGTCAGAGAAACTACCTCCGAATCGACTCGATAATTACCGGTCAAGAGGCGTTCCTAGAACAAATCCGATCCCGGCCAATTATGGCGAATCCGCACCTACTGATTGACGATAAGTCCCTCGAAATTGAGCGCTGGGTAAGCCAAATTTGGAATCAAGTTGACCAGTACTTGGTTCGAGAGAGTATGCACATTAGCCACCTTTCACAGCAGGTTCGGTCGCTCTCTCCGCAATCCACCCTTGACCGCGGCTACTCGGTGATCCGCGATGCCAATGGCCACGTGATTTCCGATTCAAGCTCAATCACCTCCGGGCAAAAACTCCAGGTTCGCCTGGCTAAGGGCCAAATCGGCGTTACCGCCGACTAA
- the fbaA gene encoding class II fructose-bisphosphate aldolase translates to MPVASPDQYLEMLDRAKNGGFAYPAINVSSSQTLNAALAGLAEAGSDGIIQVTTGGGDYWSGPTIKKMASGAAAMAAFAREAAKNYGITIALHTDHCAKHQLDDFVMPLIAISEDRVKHGQDPLFNSHMWDGSAVPMAENLEIAKKMLALTKNIGAVLEIEVGVVGGEEDGVEGGMGEHLYTTPEDGLATAEALGLGENGRYMVALTFGNVHGVYKPGNVKLRPELLGEIQAAVGAKYGKLMPFDLVFHGGSGSTPEEIAEAVSHGVIKMNIDTDLQYAFTRPIAGHMLSNYDGVLKVDGEVGNKKHYDPRAWGKLAEAGMASRVVEAAAELGSAGKSMSL, encoded by the coding sequence ATGCCAGTTGCATCACCAGACCAATACCTAGAAATGCTTGACCGCGCAAAAAACGGCGGCTTTGCTTACCCAGCAATCAACGTTTCAAGCTCACAGACTTTGAACGCGGCACTTGCCGGTTTGGCAGAAGCTGGCTCTGACGGCATCATTCAGGTAACCACCGGTGGTGGCGACTACTGGTCTGGTCCGACCATTAAGAAAATGGCATCTGGCGCAGCAGCTATGGCTGCATTTGCTCGCGAAGCAGCAAAGAACTACGGCATCACCATCGCCCTGCACACCGACCACTGCGCCAAGCACCAGCTTGACGACTTTGTAATGCCTCTAATCGCAATTTCAGAGGACCGCGTAAAGCACGGCCAGGACCCACTTTTCAACTCACACATGTGGGACGGTTCAGCAGTGCCAATGGCCGAGAACCTTGAGATTGCCAAGAAGATGCTTGCACTCACCAAGAACATCGGTGCTGTTCTAGAAATCGAAGTTGGCGTTGTTGGCGGCGAGGAAGACGGCGTTGAGGGCGGTATGGGTGAGCACCTTTACACTACCCCTGAAGACGGTCTTGCAACTGCCGAGGCACTTGGTCTTGGCGAGAACGGCCGCTACATGGTCGCGCTAACCTTCGGAAACGTTCACGGTGTCTACAAGCCAGGAAACGTAAAGCTTCGCCCAGAGTTGCTCGGTGAGATCCAGGCAGCAGTCGGCGCCAAGTACGGCAAGTTGATGCCGTTTGACCTTGTCTTCCACGGTGGTTCAGGCTCAACCCCAGAGGAAATCGCAGAGGCAGTTTCACACGGTGTTATCAAGATGAACATCGACACCGACCTTCAGTACGCGTTCACCCGCCCAATTGCTGGTCACATGCTTTCTAACTACGATGGCGTGCTAAAGGTTGACGGCGAAGTCGGCAACAAGAAGCACTACGACCCACGCGCATGGGGCAAGTTGGCTGAAGCCGGCATGGCTTCTCGTGTTGTCGAGGCTGCAGCTGAACTTGGTTCAGCAGGTAAGTCAATGAGCCTCTAA
- a CDS encoding fructose-bisphosphatase class II family protein produces MSLHNANGPTIDIFKATVAATAECWHLVGSGDKNAVDGAAVDAMRDSLRGANFGGVVVIGEGEKDEAPMLFNGEIIGGGQPVEWDIAVDPVDGTALAAGGLDGAVSVMAAAQRGAMLASSEVYYMQKIVSGPAARGVLDLDVAATENINRLAAALNKDVSEIRVAVINKPRNYDLIAEVKASGAHWVRFDEGDITMAVAAATPDSGVDLLLGIGGAPEGVVTACAVQILGGFMQTRFAPETPDEISRALGANYDLERKFELDELVSGDQFIFVCTAITDGPLARGVRETEEFLEIQSFVLDSQLGDARVLEVRVPKN; encoded by the coding sequence ATGAGTCTTCACAATGCGAACGGTCCAACTATCGATATCTTCAAGGCAACAGTCGCGGCCACGGCCGAATGCTGGCACTTGGTTGGCTCGGGCGATAAGAATGCCGTCGACGGTGCTGCGGTTGATGCCATGCGTGACTCTCTTCGCGGGGCAAACTTTGGTGGCGTGGTCGTTATCGGTGAGGGTGAGAAAGACGAGGCCCCGATGCTTTTCAACGGCGAGATCATCGGTGGCGGGCAGCCTGTCGAGTGGGACATCGCGGTGGATCCGGTTGACGGTACTGCTCTGGCGGCTGGCGGACTAGACGGTGCTGTGTCCGTCATGGCTGCTGCTCAGCGCGGTGCCATGCTGGCTTCTTCAGAGGTTTACTACATGCAGAAAATTGTTAGCGGACCTGCTGCCAGGGGAGTACTGGACCTAGATGTTGCAGCTACCGAGAACATTAACCGATTGGCGGCGGCCTTGAACAAAGATGTTTCTGAGATTCGGGTGGCTGTGATCAATAAACCTCGAAACTACGACCTAATCGCCGAGGTAAAAGCCTCCGGGGCACATTGGGTCAGGTTTGATGAGGGTGACATCACCATGGCTGTGGCGGCGGCAACTCCAGACAGCGGAGTTGACCTCCTGCTAGGAATCGGTGGGGCTCCCGAGGGTGTGGTCACTGCCTGTGCCGTTCAGATTCTGGGCGGTTTTATGCAAACCCGATTTGCGCCGGAAACTCCAGATGAAATCTCTCGGGCTTTAGGCGCTAATTATGACCTTGAACGAAAATTTGAGCTGGATGAGTTGGTTTCGGGTGACCAGTTCATTTTCGTTTGCACGGCAATCACCGATGGTCCGCTGGCCCGCGGTGTGCGCGAAACCGAGGAGTTTCTAGAGATTCAGAGTTTTGTGCTCGACAGCCAGTTGGGCGATGCCAGAGTGCTCGAAGTAAGGGTTCCGAAGAACTAG
- a CDS encoding class II fumarate hydratase, producing the protein MEYRIEHDTMGEVKVPVNALYRAQTQRAVENFPISGTTLERAHIAALAQIKKAAALANAKLGVLDEALAKAIADAADQVIAGQHDAEFPVDIFQTGSGTSSNMNMNEVLATLATQGLGTNVHPNDHVNASQSSNDVFPTSVHVAVTAALINDLLPALDYLATSLEKKRDLWKTVVKAGRTHLMDATPVTLGQEFGGYAAQIRYAIERVQSTIGRTAEVPLGGTAVGTGINTPKGFPQEVIRLLAAETGLPITEARDHFEAQGARDALVEASGALRVLAVSLTKINNDLRWMGSGPNAGIAELHIPDLQPGSSIMPGKVNPVVPEAVMMVCARVIGNDATVAWAGATGNFELNVAIPVMGNSLLESIRLLANSMRLLADKTIDGLEANVERARALAESSPSIVTPLNKYIGYEAAAKIAKHSVAKGLTVREATIELGYVDGEKLTMEQLDKALDVLSMTSPGL; encoded by the coding sequence GTGGAATACCGCATTGAACACGACACCATGGGTGAAGTCAAAGTTCCTGTAAACGCTCTTTACCGCGCACAAACTCAGCGCGCGGTCGAGAATTTTCCGATCTCAGGTACCACTCTGGAGCGTGCACACATCGCGGCTCTTGCACAGATCAAAAAAGCAGCTGCTTTGGCAAACGCCAAGTTGGGCGTTCTTGACGAGGCACTCGCAAAAGCAATTGCAGATGCGGCCGATCAGGTAATTGCTGGGCAGCACGATGCCGAGTTCCCGGTAGATATTTTCCAAACCGGTTCGGGAACCTCTTCAAACATGAACATGAACGAGGTTTTGGCTACCCTGGCCACCCAGGGTCTGGGCACCAATGTGCACCCGAACGACCACGTGAACGCATCACAGTCGTCAAACGATGTTTTCCCTACCTCGGTTCACGTTGCAGTCACCGCTGCGCTGATCAACGACCTATTGCCAGCGTTGGACTACCTAGCAACCTCACTCGAGAAGAAGCGTGACCTTTGGAAGACCGTGGTCAAGGCAGGCCGTACCCACTTGATGGATGCCACCCCGGTAACCCTTGGTCAAGAATTTGGCGGTTATGCAGCTCAAATTCGCTACGCAATCGAACGAGTCCAATCAACTATTGGCCGCACCGCCGAAGTTCCACTCGGCGGCACAGCTGTAGGAACAGGAATCAACACCCCTAAGGGTTTCCCTCAAGAAGTTATTCGCCTCTTGGCCGCCGAAACTGGACTTCCGATCACCGAGGCTCGCGACCACTTTGAGGCTCAGGGCGCTCGTGACGCACTAGTCGAGGCATCTGGTGCCCTTCGCGTGCTGGCCGTATCGCTGACCAAGATCAACAATGACCTTCGCTGGATGGGCTCTGGCCCAAACGCGGGTATTGCCGAGTTGCACATTCCAGACCTTCAGCCTGGTTCGTCAATCATGCCTGGCAAGGTCAACCCAGTGGTTCCAGAAGCCGTAATGATGGTTTGCGCTCGCGTGATCGGTAACGACGCAACCGTTGCCTGGGCCGGTGCCACCGGAAACTTTGAGCTAAACGTTGCCATTCCAGTAATGGGCAACTCGTTGCTTGAATCGATCCGACTGCTGGCAAACTCAATGCGATTGCTTGCCGACAAGACCATCGATGGCCTTGAGGCCAACGTTGAGCGTGCTCGTGCCCTGGCTGAGTCAAGCCCATCAATCGTGACCCCACTAAACAAGTACATTGGCTACGAGGCTGCGGCCAAGATTGCCAAGCACTCAGTTGCCAAGGGGCTAACCGTGCGTGAAGCCACCATTGAATTGGGCTACGTCGACGGCGAAAAACTCACCATGGAACAGCTTGACAAGGCACTCGACGTTCTATCGATGACCAGCCCTGGCCTCTAG
- a CDS encoding DNA recombination protein RmuC — MESYIFLAIGLAAGVLLGWFIAKAKKPADADQTQDLLIQIAGLEASSAGLKAQLEQAAAEKRERDERDREENKMLQALAPVRVHLEQMQSVVTRLEKERTEQFGTIQEQLKNAIDSDEALRKQTQQLSQALSSNSIRGVWGETQLRKLVELAGLIKHADFDEQASFSTDTGSGRADMIINLPGGKSLAIDSKVPFNSYQEASTISELASGEELARRKRLIDEHVKAVKGHIDALASKGYWSGLNASPDFVIAFVPSESLLSAALDADPALLEYAFKKNVALASPVSLFSVLKTINYIWRQNADETSVKTMIKLGKELYERVGKLAEHAEKLGRSITASVRDYNGFISSLETRVLVTARKLNDLDETQLGTNEIPSPPELDATPHTMSASELTENPNISER, encoded by the coding sequence TTCTCGCAATCGGTTTAGCCGCAGGTGTGCTCCTGGGCTGGTTCATAGCCAAGGCAAAAAAGCCTGCTGATGCGGACCAAACTCAGGATCTCCTGATTCAAATTGCGGGCCTCGAAGCCAGCTCGGCCGGACTAAAGGCACAACTTGAACAAGCGGCAGCCGAAAAACGCGAACGCGATGAACGCGATCGAGAAGAAAACAAAATGCTTCAGGCCCTGGCTCCGGTGCGCGTTCACCTGGAGCAAATGCAGTCTGTGGTGACCCGTCTCGAAAAAGAGCGCACCGAACAGTTCGGAACAATTCAAGAGCAACTCAAGAACGCCATTGACTCTGATGAAGCACTGCGCAAGCAGACGCAGCAACTTTCTCAAGCCCTTTCCTCAAACAGCATTCGCGGAGTTTGGGGAGAGACCCAGCTGCGTAAGTTGGTTGAACTTGCCGGCCTAATCAAGCACGCCGACTTTGATGAACAAGCCAGTTTTAGCACCGATACCGGTTCTGGGCGCGCCGACATGATTATCAACCTGCCAGGCGGCAAGTCATTGGCGATTGACTCTAAAGTGCCTTTCAACTCTTACCAAGAGGCCTCAACCATTTCCGAACTTGCATCTGGCGAAGAGTTGGCCCGGCGTAAAAGACTGATTGACGAACACGTCAAGGCGGTCAAAGGCCATATCGATGCCCTGGCGTCTAAGGGTTATTGGAGCGGGTTGAATGCCAGCCCAGATTTTGTGATTGCCTTCGTGCCTAGCGAGTCACTGCTATCGGCAGCACTGGATGCCGATCCGGCACTGCTCGAATACGCCTTTAAAAAGAATGTGGCCTTGGCATCACCAGTCAGCCTCTTTTCGGTCCTCAAGACCATCAACTACATCTGGCGTCAAAATGCAGACGAAACTTCTGTAAAAACCATGATCAAGCTGGGCAAAGAGCTTTACGAGAGGGTCGGCAAGCTTGCTGAACACGCTGAAAAACTTGGGCGGTCAATCACAGCCTCGGTGCGCGACTACAACGGCTTCATCTCTAGCCTCGAAACTCGAGTGCTGGTAACGGCCCGCAAGCTAAACGACCTAGACGAAACGCAACTTGGCACTAACGAGATTCCAAGCCCACCGGAGCTTGATGCCACACCGCACACTATGAGCGCCAGTGAGTTGACCGAAAACCCAAACATCTCAGAACGGTAA
- a CDS encoding carbonic anhydrase, giving the protein MSESQRPQTPAEAWRAMADGNRRFVSGAPAHPRQDIDRREQLAGQQKPFAALFGCSDSRLSAEIIFDVGLGDLFVVRNAGQIIAETILGSLEYSVEVLGVPLILVLGHDECGAIRATIDATEGKLQAKGDFIHNLVERIRPTVEAANQQGLHHIDAVTDLHIKDTINELLTRSKLIAEAVKSGKVAIVGANYTLARGEISPIITIGELN; this is encoded by the coding sequence ATGAGTGAATCTCAGCGGCCACAGACACCTGCCGAAGCCTGGCGTGCTATGGCAGATGGTAACCGCCGATTCGTTTCGGGAGCCCCGGCCCACCCTCGCCAAGACATCGATCGTAGAGAGCAACTCGCTGGACAGCAGAAACCATTCGCCGCACTATTTGGCTGCTCAGACTCTCGCCTATCGGCAGAAATCATTTTTGATGTTGGCCTAGGTGACCTATTTGTAGTTCGTAATGCCGGTCAGATTATTGCCGAAACTATTCTTGGCTCACTTGAATACTCGGTTGAGGTTCTCGGCGTTCCGCTGATTCTGGTTCTTGGCCACGATGAATGTGGTGCAATTCGGGCCACGATCGATGCCACTGAGGGCAAGTTGCAGGCCAAGGGAGACTTCATTCACAACCTGGTCGAGCGCATTCGCCCGACCGTTGAGGCTGCCAACCAGCAGGGTTTGCACCACATCGACGCTGTCACCGACCTACACATCAAAGACACCATCAACGAACTTCTAACTCGGAGCAAATTGATTGCAGAAGCAGTCAAATCGGGCAAGGTGGCCATCGTAGGCGCCAACTACACCCTTGCTCGAGGCGAGATTTCACCGATTATTACCATCGGCGAACTGAACTAA
- a CDS encoding PfkB family carbohydrate kinase — translation MSDIKSPVVTLTPAPTLDRTYYVHDLVEGGVNRADGVVEELAGKGINVTKGLNLVGMAAPGVVPIGNSDPSVLARTGHTESLVPLWVDGTLRVSTTMVIKDGATTKVNEAPRPLSSEDWKSVVDLTIETVRKAGAKWLVIAGALPNDLSTGTYVDLQPIFDAMKTMGVRVALDTSGEPLQTWARKGAASVMKPNAEELASAVGRSLHTNGDVIDAARELCAAGVECVLASLGPDGMIAVTKDHSWAARTPPIKVINTVGAGDSTLAGFLSAVAESTTAEADERYGVGFDVPKGVTTAVQWGAVAVQQPTSGLQNLDGMPEAFLTVEPNREEPLGEPAII, via the coding sequence ATGTCTGACATCAAATCACCCGTTGTCACGCTTACACCTGCGCCAACTTTGGACCGCACCTATTACGTTCACGACCTAGTCGAAGGTGGAGTTAACCGCGCCGACGGTGTTGTAGAAGAGCTTGCCGGTAAGGGCATCAATGTCACTAAGGGCTTGAACCTAGTCGGTATGGCTGCCCCTGGAGTTGTGCCAATCGGTAACTCAGACCCAAGCGTTCTTGCTCGCACCGGCCACACCGAGTCACTCGTTCCACTTTGGGTTGACGGCACACTACGAGTTTCGACCACCATGGTCATTAAAGACGGCGCAACCACCAAGGTAAACGAGGCACCGCGCCCATTGAGCTCAGAAGACTGGAAGTCAGTCGTTGACCTAACCATCGAAACCGTCCGCAAGGCCGGCGCAAAGTGGCTAGTTATCGCTGGTGCCCTGCCAAATGACCTATCGACTGGAACCTACGTTGACCTGCAGCCTATTTTTGATGCAATGAAAACCATGGGCGTTCGAGTTGCACTAGACACCTCAGGCGAGCCGCTACAGACTTGGGCACGCAAGGGTGCTGCCAGCGTTATGAAGCCAAACGCAGAGGAGCTTGCTTCAGCTGTTGGCCGCTCACTTCACACCAACGGTGACGTGATCGACGCTGCTCGTGAACTTTGCGCAGCCGGAGTCGAGTGCGTTCTTGCCAGCCTTGGCCCAGACGGAATGATTGCTGTCACCAAGGACCACTCATGGGCTGCTCGCACTCCGCCAATCAAGGTCATCAACACAGTTGGTGCCGGCGATTCAACTCTTGCCGGTTTCTTGTCAGCCGTGGCCGAGTCAACTACAGCAGAAGCTGATGAGCGCTACGGTGTAGGTTTTGATGTACCAAAGGGTGTAACCACGGCGGTTCAGTGGGGTGCAGTTGCTGTTCAGCAGCCAACCTCTGGTCTCCAGAACCTAGATGGCATGCCTGAGGCATTCTTGACTGTTGAGCCAAACCGAGAAGAACCTCTCGGCGAGCCAGCAATCATCTAG
- a CDS encoding DUF4245 domain-containing protein, whose amino-acid sequence MSEDSAAKHRAKQTVINLLLSLAASLGVMLAIILIVPRDDSNRIKPVDHIALAEGASAAAGRPVLGLPLPEGWWANHATWVATAADGVDYWEVGFVGPKNQYIGLTQAFEVNPTWVALRSAGFIPDSSTTGSANWLKLTPGPNVDADPILWTLETNGDFVSLEGNATAEEFSEFAELVEKELSE is encoded by the coding sequence GTGAGCGAAGATTCAGCAGCCAAGCACCGCGCAAAACAGACCGTCATCAATCTGTTGCTGTCGCTGGCTGCTTCTCTTGGAGTAATGCTGGCGATCATTCTCATTGTTCCTAGGGATGACAGCAATCGAATTAAACCGGTTGACCACATCGCACTCGCTGAGGGCGCATCGGCTGCCGCTGGCCGTCCAGTCCTTGGCCTTCCTTTGCCAGAAGGTTGGTGGGCAAACCACGCCACTTGGGTAGCCACTGCCGCTGATGGCGTTGACTACTGGGAGGTTGGCTTCGTTGGGCCAAAAAATCAGTACATCGGCCTAACCCAAGCTTTCGAGGTGAACCCAACCTGGGTTGCGCTGCGCAGTGCGGGTTTCATTCCCGATTCATCGACAACCGGTAGCGCAAACTGGCTGAAACTTACTCCCGGACCAAACGTAGATGCCGATCCAATCCTCTGGACTCTTGAGACTAACGGAGACTTTGTCTCGCTCGAGGGCAATGCCACAGCCGAGGAGTTTTCGGAATTTGCTGAACTTGTCGAGAAGGAGTTATCCGAATGA
- a CDS encoding A24 family peptidase, producing MEFGEWFAFLGPAYLVAVAVPLARIDLKQHRLPNRLVLPAVPITILGQSLSAMITGEWIRFGQALLAMTLAFAIGVLLNRFASLGMGDVKLIAAASLMLGWFGPLWPLVAVCLAFTLASLIVLPKVLMRRLSLKQSMALGPYLLVGIIGVFGVLPFS from the coding sequence ATGGAATTTGGTGAGTGGTTTGCCTTTCTCGGGCCGGCGTATTTAGTTGCGGTCGCAGTACCGCTTGCTCGAATAGACCTCAAACAACACCGGTTACCCAACCGGCTGGTTTTGCCGGCAGTGCCGATTACTATCCTGGGGCAGAGCCTGTCCGCAATGATTACGGGAGAGTGGATTCGATTTGGCCAGGCTTTGCTGGCCATGACGTTGGCGTTTGCTATCGGGGTGCTTCTGAACCGGTTTGCCTCATTGGGCATGGGAGACGTCAAGTTGATTGCGGCAGCCAGCCTGATGCTGGGCTGGTTCGGCCCGCTGTGGCCGCTTGTGGCCGTTTGCCTTGCCTTTACGCTGGCGAGCCTGATTGTTTTGCCAAAGGTGCTCATGCGCCGCCTAAGCCTCAAACAAAGCATGGCGCTAGGGCCCTACTTATTAGTCGGAATTATCGGAGTTTTTGGCGTTTTACCGTTTAGCTGA
- a CDS encoding ZIP family metal transporter, whose protein sequence is MATLLGYPLAGHKKHSTRFNAIVLLLAAAAMIAASVIELIPAALTIDSGWADSALWLFVGFGVFAVIKLVSSLLQKHAAGLIGSTTVVTIALTLHNIPEGTAAVAAASTDLTTGIHTGIAIALQNIPEGLSIAALAFAAGSSRRWTFGLVAVSAIAEVLGAAGVWVNREVLSPEINSHMLLAVAAIMLAISFIELIPDGIRLLQLNGKTPKTPIIPTNK, encoded by the coding sequence TTGGCAACCTTGCTCGGTTACCCGCTGGCAGGACACAAAAAACACTCGACTCGGTTCAACGCCATAGTTCTACTACTGGCAGCGGCGGCCATGATTGCAGCCAGCGTGATCGAGCTAATCCCGGCAGCATTGACGATTGACTCAGGATGGGCCGACTCGGCGTTATGGCTGTTCGTCGGCTTCGGCGTGTTTGCTGTGATCAAGTTGGTCTCAAGCCTGCTTCAAAAACACGCTGCCGGACTTATCGGTTCAACTACCGTGGTTACTATCGCGCTGACGCTTCACAACATCCCAGAGGGCACCGCGGCCGTAGCAGCGGCCAGCACCGACCTAACCACCGGAATTCACACCGGTATTGCGATTGCCCTGCAAAACATTCCAGAGGGCCTGTCTATCGCAGCCTTGGCCTTTGCTGCCGGTTCAAGCCGCCGCTGGACTTTCGGCCTGGTTGCTGTTTCGGCGATTGCCGAGGTCCTCGGCGCGGCCGGTGTTTGGGTGAACCGCGAGGTGCTTAGCCCTGAAATCAACTCGCACATGCTGTTGGCGGTAGCCGCAATTATGTTGGCCATCAGCTTCATCGAACTCATCCCAGATGGCATTCGTTTGCTTCAGCTAAACGGTAAAACGCCAAAAACTCCGATAATTCCGACTAATAAGTAG
- a CDS encoding exodeoxyribonuclease VII small subunit encodes MTAEKATAKDKANADVASMSYEQARDELVKVVSELEQGSATLEASLKLWERGEALAAQCDSWLTGARKKLDDTLAAKKAK; translated from the coding sequence ATGACTGCAGAAAAAGCCACCGCCAAAGACAAGGCAAATGCCGACGTAGCCTCAATGAGCTACGAACAGGCTCGCGATGAGTTGGTAAAAGTGGTATCTGAACTTGAGCAGGGTTCAGCAACCTTGGAAGCATCGCTAAAACTCTGGGAGCGTGGCGAGGCTCTGGCTGCACAATGCGACAGCTGGCTTACCGGCGCCCGCAAGAAACTTGATGACACACTTGCCGCAAAGAAAGCCAAGTAA
- a CDS encoding 4-hydroxy-3-methylbut-2-enyl diphosphate reductase has translation MTEIKNTVDLRQQPTSKKVLLAAPRGYCAGVDRAVIAVEKALDHYGSPVYVRKQIVHNKHVVSSLEKRGAIFVEEVDEVPTGSVLVFSAHGVSPAVVAAAAERGLNTIDATCPLVTKVHREVQRFASENYDILLIGHEGHEEVEGTAGEAPDVVQIIDKDDSIAASKVRDPKKLIWLSQTTLSVDETMETVVKLREKYPTLQNPPSDDICYATQNRQVAIKKVGAVSDLVIVVGSANSSNTVRLVEVALEAGAKASYRVDFASEIEDAWFEGVETVGVSSGASVPEELVDEVLVNLAKRGFGDVRTVQTAEEDVQFSLPAELRKELKAAGTDLNNKVKRS, from the coding sequence GTGACTGAAATCAAGAATACCGTTGACCTGCGACAGCAACCGACCTCAAAGAAGGTACTGTTGGCAGCCCCAAGAGGTTATTGCGCGGGTGTTGACCGTGCCGTTATAGCAGTCGAAAAAGCACTGGACCACTACGGGTCACCGGTCTACGTGCGTAAGCAAATTGTGCACAATAAGCACGTTGTCTCTTCACTCGAAAAGCGCGGTGCCATTTTCGTTGAAGAGGTTGACGAGGTTCCAACCGGCTCCGTGCTGGTTTTCTCAGCCCACGGTGTCTCTCCGGCAGTCGTGGCCGCCGCTGCCGAGCGTGGCTTGAACACCATCGATGCCACCTGCCCTCTGGTAACCAAGGTTCACCGTGAAGTTCAAAGATTTGCCTCCGAAAATTACGACATCCTTTTGATTGGCCACGAAGGACACGAAGAAGTTGAGGGTACCGCCGGTGAAGCACCCGATGTCGTACAGATCATCGACAAGGATGACAGCATCGCGGCCTCTAAGGTCAGAGACCCAAAGAAGTTGATTTGGCTTTCGCAAACCACCCTCTCTGTGGATGAAACCATGGAAACCGTGGTCAAGCTGCGTGAAAAGTACCCAACTTTGCAGAACCCACCGAGCGACGACATTTGCTATGCAACTCAAAATCGCCAGGTGGCTATCAAGAAGGTTGGCGCTGTGTCCGATTTGGTAATCGTGGTTGGATCAGCTAACTCATCAAACACAGTTCGACTGGTTGAGGTGGCACTCGAAGCCGGCGCCAAGGCGTCGTACCGCGTTGACTTTGCCAGCGAGATTGAGGATGCCTGGTTTGAAGGCGTCGAGACCGTAGGTGTCTCTTCTGGTGCTTCTGTTCCAGAGGAGTTGGTTGATGAGGTGCTGGTGAACCTAGCTAAGCGAGGTTTTGGCGATGTTCGAACCGTCCAGACCGCTGAAGAAGATGTTCAGTTCTCGCTCCCTGCCGAGCTTCGCAAAGAACTGAAGGCAGCTGGCACCGATCTGAACAACAAGGTCAAGCGCAGCTAA